In Gimesia chilikensis, the genomic window CATCGCTTATGAAGAGGCCGTCGAAACCCTGAAAGTCCGCACCCGCCAGTTCGCCAAACGCCAGCACACCTGGTTCCGCAACCTCGAAGAGTGCCACGCACTCGAAGTCACTACCACAGACACCGCAGTCGACCTGCTCGAGAAATTGCTGAAGTGATTTTACTACCACGAAAATTAAAACTTGAAATTGGTGTCTGTAAGTAATTGCCAGCCTGATATATTCGGCAGCTGAACTAGAAGAAGTATTTAATAGGACTGGATGCAGCTTCTGAGTGTTTTCCTTTTCATTACTGCTGGCGATTCTCAGAGAGAATTTTTTTCGTGTCTTTCGTGCTTTTCGTGGTAGTTAAAAATTCTGGAAGTCACACTTCACAAAATTAAGCGTTGTACAGTCGCTTTGGGATAGCTCCCGAAATTGATCAATAACCCCAGTCTCATAGATGCTGCTTTTTGATAATTAAATATCTGTGCCTCATGTTCTGGTGTCAGTGACTTCACTGCCTTCAGTTCCAGAATGATCGAATCGTAACAGACCAGATCTGGCTGATATGTCTGTTTAAGTGGTACCCCTTTATAACTCAACCGCAACACCGGCTTCGCCACAAACGGAATCCCTCGCTGTTTCAATTCGCGCTCCAGACACTCCTGATAAACCGCTTCCAGAAATCCGCAACCAACCTCCCGATAAACCTCGAAGACAGCACCCTGAATCGCGAAGCATTCTTCCTTATAAATAATCTGATTCATCACGATTCCAGTTTCTTACATTTTTATTTTGCTACCACGAAAGACACGAAAAGCACGAAATTAACTCTTCACAATCTCTAAGCAAACGACAGCAAAACGACTCAGACCTGCCTCAACTAATAGACTAAGATTCTGAGTTCCAAAATTAAGTAATG contains:
- a CDS encoding GxxExxY protein; the protein is MNQIIYKEECFAIQGAVFEVYREVGCGFLEAVYQECLERELKQRGIPFVAKPVLRLSYKGVPLKQTYQPDLVCYDSIILELKAVKSLTPEHEAQIFNYQKAASMRLGLLINFGSYPKATVQRLIL